In Deinococcus fonticola, a single window of DNA contains:
- the rplD gene encoding 50S ribosomal protein L4 translates to MAQIDVIGKNGGRKIDVELPEVNKGVLHDVVTWQLANRRRGTASTKTRAEVARTGKKMYSQKGTGNARHGDRTVPTFVGGGVAFGPKPRSYGYTLPKKVRQLGLAMALASRQEEGKLLAVDGYDLTDAKTKSFIGWASSNGLDGQEKVLLVTDNEQVRLAARNVAWVSVLPVVGVNVYDILRHDRLVIDAAALEPMNEEGAEEEASA, encoded by the coding sequence ATGGCGCAGATTGACGTCATCGGCAAGAACGGCGGTCGCAAGATCGACGTGGAGCTGCCGGAAGTAAACAAGGGCGTGCTGCACGATGTGGTCACCTGGCAACTGGCGAACCGCCGCCGCGGCACCGCCAGCACCAAGACCCGCGCCGAAGTGGCCCGCACCGGCAAGAAGATGTACAGCCAGAAAGGCACCGGCAACGCCCGTCACGGCGACCGCACCGTGCCCACCTTCGTGGGCGGCGGCGTGGCCTTCGGCCCCAAACCCCGCAGCTACGGCTACACCCTGCCCAAGAAAGTGCGTCAACTGGGCCTGGCCATGGCCCTCGCCAGCCGCCAGGAAGAAGGCAAGCTGCTGGCCGTGGACGGCTACGACCTGACCGACGCGAAGACCAAGAGCTTCATCGGCTGGGCTTCCTCCAACGGCCTGGACGGTCAGGAGAAAGTCCTGCTGGTCACCGACAACGAGCAGGTGCGCCTGGCGGCCCGTAACGTCGCCTGGGTCAGCGTGCTGCCCGTCGTCGGCGTGAACGTGTACGACATCCTGCGCCACGATCGCCTGGTGATCGACGCGGCTGCCCTGGAACCCATGAACGAAGAAGGGGCCGAAGAGGAGGCCAGCGCATGA
- a CDS encoding 50S ribosomal protein L23, with amino-acid sequence MSHYDIIQAPVFSEKAFAGMERGAYTFWVSPKATKTDIKAAIQKAFDVKVVGISTANVPGKRKRVGKFIGQRNDRKKAIVRLAEGQKIEALEAMMGQGQG; translated from the coding sequence ATGAGCCACTACGACATCATTCAGGCTCCGGTGTTCAGCGAAAAAGCTTTTGCGGGTATGGAGCGCGGCGCTTACACCTTCTGGGTCAGCCCCAAGGCCACCAAGACCGACATCAAGGCCGCCATTCAGAAGGCGTTCGACGTGAAAGTGGTCGGCATCAGCACCGCGAACGTCCCCGGGAAGCGCAAGCGCGTCGGTAAGTTCATCGGTCAGCGTAACGACCGCAAGAAGGCCATTGTGCGTCTCGCCGAAGGCCAGAAGATCGAAGCCCTGGAAGCCATGATGGGCCAGGGACAGGGCTAA